A stretch of the Thiomicrorhabdus xiamenensis genome encodes the following:
- the rsxA gene encoding electron transport complex subunit RsxA, translating to MQDYAIILISTVLVNNFVLVKFLGLCPFMGVSKKTDAALGMGLATTFVLTLSSVLSYIIYTYLLQPFGLEYLQTIAFILAIAAVVGFTEMAIHKTSPVLYQVLGIYLPLITTNCAVLGVALLNVGEQNDFIESAFYGMGAAIGFTLVMVLFASIRERLEVADIPGPFKGAPIALITAGLMSMAFMGFGGLV from the coding sequence ATGCAGGATTACGCAATCATTTTGATTAGTACCGTTTTGGTCAATAACTTTGTATTGGTCAAATTCCTCGGTCTGTGTCCTTTTATGGGGGTTTCCAAAAAAACCGATGCCGCTCTGGGCATGGGTCTGGCGACAACCTTCGTACTGACGCTGTCGTCTGTTCTCAGTTACATTATCTACACCTATCTTCTACAGCCTTTCGGGCTTGAATACCTGCAAACAATTGCCTTTATACTGGCCATCGCGGCGGTCGTCGGCTTTACCGAAATGGCGATTCACAAGACTTCGCCGGTACTGTATCAGGTGCTGGGTATTTATCTGCCGCTGATTACCACCAACTGCGCCGTTCTCGGGGTTGCTTTGTTGAATGTCGGAGAACAGAACGACTTTATCGAATCGGCTTTTTACGGTATGGGCGCGGCGATTGGCTTTACTCTGGTCATGGTGCTGTTCGCCTCAATCCGTGAACGTCTTGAAGTAGCGGATATCCCCGGTCCTTTCAAAGGAGCGCCGATTGCCTTGATTACCGCCGGCCTGATGTCGATGGCCTTTATGGGCTTCGGAGGTCTGGTCTGA
- the hfq gene encoding RNA chaperone Hfq — protein MENKKVTKALPIQDPYLNALRKERINVSIYLVNGVKLQGKVDSFDQFVVLLRSNVTQMVYKHAISTIVPMRDPKPYEFGHEQNANNSEGE, from the coding sequence ATGGAGAATAAAAAAGTGACTAAGGCACTGCCGATTCAGGACCCTTATCTAAATGCGCTTCGTAAAGAGCGTATCAACGTTTCGATCTATTTGGTCAATGGCGTCAAGCTTCAGGGTAAAGTGGATTCGTTCGACCAGTTTGTAGTGCTTCTTCGATCTAATGTTACTCAGATGGTGTACAAACATGCCATCTCTACGATTGTGCCAATGCGTGATCCGAAACCTTATGAGTTCGGTCATGAGCAGAACGCCAATAACTCTGAAGGCGAATAA
- the hflK gene encoding FtsH protease activity modulator HflK has translation MAWNEPGKPGQDPWGNSGNNGGGNRKPNRGGDDDLTKLLKKAAEKLNGGGSSGGIGGIGGTAIFAVIVVVWLLSGIYIVDPAERGVVTRFGAYVDETKAGPHWHLPYPIENVTIVNVDQIRTAEIGYRSDVRNRAGNVPNESLMLTKDENIVDLKIAVQYQVRSANQYLFETADPDPTLRMVVESALREVVGQSRMDFVLTEGRNEVVARVQELAQERLDAYTTGLLITSVNLQDAQPPEQVQAAFADVVKAREDRERLINEAEAYSNEILPIARGKAARQLEEASAYHDQVIAQAKGESSRFTSIVSEYKKAPEVTRNRLYIDAVSNVLGSTSKIYVGSSDANNLLYLPLDKMVGSQQMRIQPNMDTTAAQTQSSNSSSTNTTSKPTSNIRDYLRNRELR, from the coding sequence ATGGCTTGGAATGAACCAGGTAAACCAGGACAAGATCCCTGGGGTAATTCAGGAAATAATGGCGGCGGTAACCGTAAACCGAATCGTGGCGGAGACGACGATCTGACAAAGCTGCTGAAAAAGGCGGCGGAGAAACTGAACGGCGGCGGCTCTTCAGGTGGAATCGGCGGAATCGGCGGAACAGCTATTTTCGCAGTTATTGTTGTTGTCTGGTTGCTTTCCGGTATTTACATTGTCGATCCTGCTGAACGCGGTGTTGTCACACGCTTCGGTGCTTATGTTGATGAAACCAAAGCGGGGCCGCACTGGCATCTGCCGTATCCGATTGAGAACGTGACTATTGTCAACGTGGATCAGATCCGTACCGCTGAAATCGGTTACCGTTCCGATGTCCGTAACCGCGCCGGCAATGTTCCGAATGAGTCTTTGATGCTGACAAAAGACGAAAATATTGTCGATCTTAAGATCGCCGTGCAGTATCAGGTACGCAGTGCCAACCAATATCTTTTCGAAACAGCTGATCCGGATCCAACACTGCGTATGGTTGTCGAAAGTGCCTTGCGTGAAGTGGTCGGTCAAAGCCGTATGGACTTTGTCTTGACCGAAGGGCGTAACGAAGTGGTTGCTCGTGTACAGGAATTGGCGCAAGAGCGATTGGATGCCTATACTACCGGGTTGCTGATTACCTCGGTCAACCTGCAGGATGCACAGCCACCGGAACAGGTTCAGGCGGCATTTGCCGATGTGGTCAAGGCGCGTGAGGACCGTGAACGTCTGATTAACGAAGCTGAAGCCTACTCTAACGAAATTCTGCCGATTGCCCGCGGTAAGGCGGCACGTCAGTTGGAAGAAGCCAGCGCGTATCACGATCAGGTGATTGCACAGGCAAAAGGTGAATCATCACGCTTTACCAGCATTGTCAGCGAATATAAGAAAGCGCCGGAAGTTACCCGTAACCGCTTGTATATTGATGCGGTATCAAACGTACTGGGCTCGACTTCGAAGATTTATGTCGGTTCTTCGGATGCCAACAATCTGCTCTATCTTCCGCTGGATAAAATGGTTGGCTCACAGCAGATGAGAATTCAGCCGAATATGGATACCACTGCTGCGCAAACTCAGAGTTCGAACAGCAGCAGTACGAATACAACCAGCAAACCGACTTCGAATATACGCGATTACCTAAGAAATAGGGAGCTACGTTAA
- the miaA gene encoding tRNA (adenosine(37)-N6)-dimethylallyltransferase MiaA, with the protein MSEFKELDCNSCSDSQEMVSRLIAEKKALALMGPTASGKSQLSMALAHCLDIEIISVDSALIYRGMDIGSAKPSVEELAQVPHYLIDIVDPADSYSASEFVEDVHRLVAEIFSRGRLPVMVGGTMMYFNALQQGMNELPQADSAIREDLQRQWRENPQSLHAQLAEIDPVSAQRIHPNDPQRLIRALEVYRASGKTLTELRAEPTKKALSAFTLLKVGLIPENRAQLHRQIETRFMQMLDAGFIKEVESLRENPQLHEELPSIRCVGYRQAWSYLEGEYDYETFVHKGVVATRQLAKRQLTWLRKEEGMLVIDPFTTTLQQRLDRVCQFLSL; encoded by the coding sequence ATGAGTGAATTCAAAGAGTTGGATTGTAATAGTTGTAGTGACTCTCAGGAAATGGTATCCCGTTTGATTGCCGAGAAAAAAGCCTTGGCCTTAATGGGGCCGACGGCTTCCGGTAAGAGTCAATTGTCGATGGCGCTGGCGCATTGTCTGGATATTGAAATTATCAGTGTCGATTCTGCACTGATCTACCGGGGGATGGATATCGGATCGGCCAAGCCTTCAGTCGAGGAACTCGCACAGGTTCCACATTACCTGATCGATATTGTTGATCCGGCCGATTCATATTCCGCATCGGAATTTGTCGAAGATGTTCATCGGCTTGTTGCAGAAATATTCAGTCGCGGGCGTCTGCCGGTTATGGTCGGTGGAACTATGATGTATTTCAATGCGTTACAGCAGGGTATGAATGAACTGCCTCAGGCGGATTCGGCCATTCGTGAAGATTTACAGCGGCAGTGGCGCGAGAACCCGCAGAGTTTGCATGCACAATTAGCGGAGATCGATCCGGTTTCAGCTCAGCGCATCCATCCGAACGATCCGCAGCGCCTGATCCGCGCGCTGGAAGTTTACCGTGCTTCAGGAAAAACGCTGACCGAACTGCGGGCCGAACCGACCAAAAAAGCCTTGAGTGCATTCACTTTGCTGAAAGTGGGGCTGATTCCGGAAAATCGTGCGCAGTTGCACCGGCAAATTGAAACGCGTTTTATGCAAATGTTGGATGCAGGCTTTATCAAAGAAGTCGAATCCTTGCGTGAAAACCCGCAGCTGCATGAAGAGTTGCCATCCATTCGCTGTGTCGGTTATCGTCAGGCTTGGAGCTATCTTGAAGGCGAATACGATTACGAGACGTTTGTGCATAAGGGGGTGGTGGCGACGCGCCAGTTAGCCAAGCGTCAGCTGACCTGGTTGCGCAAGGAGGAGGGTATGCTGGTAATCGATCCGTTTACAACCACCTTGCAGCAGCGTTTAGACCGTGTTTGCCAATTTTTATCCCTGTGA
- the mutL gene encoding DNA mismatch repair endonuclease MutL translates to MSLLAWLAEYQTHAPIRAIETLPGNLADQIAAGEVVERPASAVKELLENALDSGADQIEIHLQEGGNQSIEVIDNGRGIPKEELLLAVSRHATSKIYSMQELVAVRSLGFRGEALASISSVSDFTLRSRTVHDKSAWQISARGDGNWHGPEPSAGQQGTSVKVNNLFFNTPARKKFLRAPRTEFLQIEQLVKRIILSHPQVGFKLIHNGKMVRHLPACQDELSLQNRLKNLLGQEFVEHSLEIEFNTDDWHLTGWVGLPTFNRSQTDMQYLFVNGRVVKDRNLSFALKQAYADVLYHGRHAAYVLFLNVPPEQLDVNVHPAKHEVRFARNREVYDFLRRSVRDAVGKPLAASESLQPGSGKSLDGAQDLDLKSEAKPMHLNFTQRYDSVSADELEAARQFQQPFASSFGGRTEQARDLSRLIEERRFHGESQVQEAEAPVYQSERGENDDSPVPPLGFAKAQLHGVFILSENRHGLVLVDMHAAHERVVYERFKQQWKQLRLQSQPLLVPMAVTLDVSQILVWEEFEKTFSDLGFELEAMGPEQLKVTAVPALLIKSDVVRLLKDMLADFAEFGESSVVEERIDSILSTMACHGSVRANRKLTVPEMNELLRQMEQTDKIDQCNHGRPTWVQLSMDQLDKLFMRGQ, encoded by the coding sequence ATGAGTTTATTAGCCTGGCTGGCAGAATATCAGACCCATGCACCGATCCGTGCGATTGAAACCCTGCCGGGAAATCTCGCCGACCAGATCGCCGCCGGAGAAGTGGTGGAAAGGCCGGCGTCGGCAGTGAAGGAATTGCTGGAAAATGCATTGGACTCCGGTGCGGATCAGATTGAGATACACCTTCAGGAGGGCGGGAATCAGTCGATCGAAGTAATTGATAACGGCCGGGGGATTCCAAAGGAAGAACTACTGCTGGCGGTAAGCCGACATGCAACCAGTAAAATCTATTCGATGCAGGAGTTGGTTGCGGTCAGATCGCTCGGTTTTCGCGGGGAGGCGCTGGCCAGTATCAGTTCCGTCTCGGACTTTACGTTGCGCAGTCGTACGGTACACGACAAGAGTGCTTGGCAGATCAGTGCGCGCGGCGACGGAAATTGGCATGGACCGGAGCCATCGGCCGGTCAGCAGGGGACATCGGTAAAGGTCAATAATCTGTTTTTTAATACCCCGGCGCGCAAAAAGTTTCTCAGAGCGCCGCGTACCGAGTTTCTGCAAATTGAACAGCTGGTGAAACGCATTATTCTCAGTCACCCGCAAGTCGGCTTTAAGTTGATTCATAACGGCAAGATGGTGCGACACCTTCCTGCCTGTCAGGATGAGCTGAGCTTGCAGAATCGATTGAAGAATCTCCTGGGACAAGAGTTCGTCGAGCACTCACTGGAAATCGAGTTCAATACCGATGATTGGCATTTGACCGGCTGGGTCGGCTTGCCGACATTCAACCGGTCGCAGACCGATATGCAGTACCTGTTCGTTAACGGACGTGTCGTCAAGGACCGCAATCTCTCATTTGCTTTGAAGCAGGCGTATGCCGATGTGTTGTATCACGGACGTCATGCCGCCTATGTTCTGTTTCTGAATGTGCCGCCTGAGCAATTGGATGTTAATGTGCATCCGGCCAAGCATGAAGTGCGCTTTGCCCGTAACCGTGAAGTGTATGATTTTCTGCGGCGCTCGGTGCGCGATGCGGTCGGCAAACCGCTGGCGGCGTCGGAAAGTCTTCAGCCCGGCAGCGGGAAATCGCTGGATGGTGCGCAGGATTTGGATCTCAAGTCCGAAGCCAAGCCGATGCATTTGAACTTTACGCAACGGTATGACAGCGTTTCAGCGGACGAACTTGAAGCGGCTCGACAGTTTCAGCAGCCGTTTGCTTCTTCTTTCGGGGGGCGTACCGAGCAGGCGAGGGATCTTTCCAGGCTGATCGAAGAGCGGCGTTTCCACGGAGAAAGTCAGGTTCAGGAAGCCGAAGCACCGGTTTATCAGAGTGAGCGGGGTGAAAACGATGACAGTCCGGTGCCGCCACTGGGCTTTGCCAAGGCGCAGCTGCATGGCGTGTTTATTTTGTCGGAAAACCGGCATGGACTGGTATTGGTCGATATGCATGCGGCACACGAAAGAGTCGTCTATGAGCGTTTTAAACAGCAGTGGAAGCAGCTCAGATTGCAAAGTCAGCCGCTGCTGGTTCCGATGGCGGTAACGTTGGATGTTTCACAGATTCTGGTGTGGGAAGAGTTTGAAAAAACGTTTAGTGATCTGGGATTCGAGCTCGAAGCAATGGGCCCGGAACAGTTGAAGGTTACCGCAGTTCCCGCACTGTTGATCAAGTCGGATGTGGTACGTCTGCTTAAGGATATGTTGGCGGATTTTGCCGAATTCGGCGAGTCCAGTGTCGTTGAAGAACGCATCGACAGCATTCTTTCCACTATGGCCTGTCACGGGTCAGTCCGAGCCAATCGCAAATTAACGGTCCCGGAAATGAACGAGTTGCTGCGTCAGATGGAGCAGACCGACAAGATTGATCAATGTAACCATGGGCGCCCGACCTGGGTTCAGTTGTCTATGGATCAACTCGATAAACTGTTTATGCGCGGACAATAG
- the apbC gene encoding iron-sulfur cluster carrier protein ApbC, which translates to MGFLGKLFGGASKISEELQEAIEAQIKTYNLPHTEQNLIELKALKAMHLKGDAITLEISLPYPCKSLWPSIEQNLSHCLKQLNDISTVSIEFKTEIVAHDVQKGTTPMPNVKNIIAVASGKGGVGKSTTAVNLALALQQEGAQVGILDADIYGPSIPTMLNIKDKPQTKDGKSMQPLEAYGLQAMSIGALIDEDSPMIWRGPIVTQTLTQLLKETNWDELDYLVIDLPPGTGDVQLTLAQQIPVTGAVIVTTPQQISLIDAKKGLKMFQKVEIPILGIIENMSTHICSQCGHEEAIFGSNGGEEMAKKYHVDFLGALPLDKRIREEADQGAPTVTAEPGSEIAGKYRNIAHQIGAQIGVKKRNYAGVFPEIVIQNT; encoded by the coding sequence ATGGGATTTTTAGGCAAACTGTTTGGTGGCGCATCCAAAATCAGCGAAGAACTCCAGGAAGCGATCGAAGCACAGATCAAAACCTATAATCTACCGCACACAGAGCAAAACCTGATCGAGTTAAAAGCCCTTAAAGCCATGCATCTTAAAGGCGATGCAATCACACTCGAAATCAGCCTGCCTTATCCGTGCAAGAGTTTGTGGCCTTCCATCGAACAGAACCTGAGTCACTGTCTGAAACAATTGAACGACATTTCGACGGTGAGCATCGAATTCAAAACCGAAATCGTTGCTCATGACGTGCAGAAAGGCACTACGCCAATGCCGAACGTCAAAAACATTATCGCGGTCGCCTCCGGTAAAGGCGGTGTCGGCAAATCGACAACGGCAGTCAATCTCGCTCTGGCCCTGCAACAGGAAGGCGCACAGGTCGGCATTCTGGATGCCGATATCTACGGCCCAAGTATCCCGACCATGCTCAACATCAAGGATAAACCGCAGACCAAAGACGGTAAAAGCATGCAACCACTGGAAGCTTACGGACTGCAGGCGATGTCGATCGGCGCGCTGATCGACGAAGATTCCCCGATGATCTGGCGCGGCCCGATCGTCACCCAGACACTGACTCAACTACTCAAAGAAACCAACTGGGACGAGCTGGATTATCTGGTTATTGACCTGCCTCCGGGGACCGGTGATGTTCAATTGACGCTTGCGCAGCAGATTCCGGTTACCGGTGCGGTGATCGTCACCACCCCGCAACAGATCTCGCTGATTGACGCCAAAAAAGGCCTGAAGATGTTCCAGAAGGTTGAAATTCCGATTCTCGGCATTATCGAAAACATGAGTACACATATCTGTTCGCAATGTGGCCACGAAGAAGCGATCTTCGGTTCGAACGGCGGCGAAGAGATGGCTAAAAAATATCATGTCGATTTCCTCGGCGCCTTGCCTCTGGATAAACGCATCCGCGAAGAAGCCGATCAAGGGGCTCCAACGGTCACAGCCGAACCGGGGAGCGAAATTGCCGGTAAATACCGTAATATCGCACACCAGATCGGCGCGCAGATCGGGGTCAAAAAACGCAACTACGCCGGCGTATTCCCGGAAATCGTGATCCAAAACACCTGA
- a CDS encoding DUF2065 domain-containing protein, producing MLETLLAAIALVFILEGLMPFAFPHFWKKVMSEAVMQPENVLRIMGLISIAIGMILLLIFS from the coding sequence ATGTTAGAGACGTTACTGGCCGCCATTGCTCTGGTCTTCATTCTGGAAGGCCTGATGCCGTTTGCCTTTCCGCATTTCTGGAAAAAGGTTATGAGTGAAGCGGTTATGCAGCCTGAAAATGTCTTGCGGATAATGGGTTTGATCTCCATTGCCATCGGCATGATTCTGCTACTAATTTTTAGTTAA
- the hflX gene encoding ribosome rescue GTPase HflX, giving the protein MELFDRLERRELERAVLVHVDFHNEADREEVDELYELVESAGAEICTLVTTKRSHPDPKYFIGKGKAEEIKDAVELFDADVVIVNHALTPAQERNLSDYLECQVLDRIGLILDIFAQRARSHEGKLQVELAQLKRMATRLVRGWSHLDRQGGIGARGPGETQLETDRRLVQGRIKQLEAKIEKVRKQRDLGRRSRKRSELPTVTIVGYTNAGKSTLFNYLTSAGVYAEDRLFATLDSTLRKVRLPGAGEVIFADTVGFIRHIPHDLVTAFRSTLEETREASLLIHLIDAADPHREEKIADVVEVIAEVGAQDVPQLMIFNKIDALEPSMEPKVDYDEDGYTPKRVWISAKEGQGIELMMDAVASFFKGRFYTVELVLDVTAGKQRAQLYQLGTILEEGFDEQGNSLFKMSLTEQEWNTIKEWPQFIKAEVLEEQESSEGNLELTAL; this is encoded by the coding sequence ATGGAATTATTTGATCGTCTAGAAAGACGTGAACTGGAACGAGCGGTTCTGGTTCACGTTGACTTCCACAATGAAGCCGACCGTGAAGAAGTCGATGAACTCTACGAGTTAGTCGAATCTGCCGGTGCGGAAATCTGTACTCTGGTGACAACCAAACGCAGTCACCCCGACCCTAAGTATTTTATCGGTAAAGGTAAGGCCGAAGAGATTAAGGATGCTGTCGAGCTTTTTGATGCCGATGTCGTCATCGTCAATCATGCCTTGACCCCGGCTCAGGAACGTAATCTCAGCGACTATCTCGAATGTCAGGTGTTGGATCGTATCGGCCTGATTCTGGATATCTTTGCGCAAAGAGCGCGTTCGCATGAAGGGAAGTTGCAGGTCGAGCTGGCACAGCTGAAACGCATGGCTACACGTCTTGTACGTGGTTGGAGTCACTTGGACCGTCAGGGCGGTATCGGCGCGCGAGGTCCGGGGGAAACTCAGCTGGAAACAGACCGCCGTCTGGTTCAGGGGCGAATCAAGCAGCTCGAAGCGAAAATCGAAAAAGTTCGTAAACAGCGAGATCTTGGGCGTCGCTCACGTAAACGTTCGGAATTACCGACGGTCACGATTGTCGGTTATACCAATGCCGGTAAATCAACGCTCTTCAATTATCTGACGTCGGCCGGCGTCTATGCGGAAGACCGTCTGTTTGCGACGCTGGATTCGACTTTGCGTAAAGTTCGTCTGCCGGGTGCCGGTGAAGTGATTTTTGCCGACACGGTTGGTTTTATCCGCCATATCCCGCACGATCTGGTCACTGCTTTTCGGTCGACGCTCGAAGAAACCCGTGAAGCCAGTCTGTTGATTCATCTGATTGATGCAGCAGATCCACATCGCGAAGAGAAAATTGCCGATGTCGTCGAGGTAATCGCCGAGGTCGGTGCGCAGGATGTACCGCAGCTGATGATCTTTAATAAGATTGATGCACTTGAGCCGTCTATGGAACCAAAGGTCGATTACGACGAAGACGGCTATACACCGAAAAGGGTTTGGATTTCCGCCAAAGAGGGGCAGGGAATCGAGCTGATGATGGACGCGGTTGCCTCTTTTTTCAAGGGGCGCTTCTATACGGTAGAACTGGTGCTGGATGTAACGGCCGGTAAGCAGCGTGCTCAGTTGTACCAGCTGGGCACTATTCTTGAAGAAGGTTTTGATGAGCAGGGGAACAGTCTGTTTAAAATGAGCCTGACAGAGCAGGAATGGAATACTATTAAAGAGTGGCCGCAGTTTATAAAAGCTGAGGTCCTTGAGGAGCAGGAGTCATCGGAGGGTAACCTTGAGTTAACGGCCTTATAA
- the hflC gene encoding protease modulator HflC codes for MKAVLSILVAVVLFIGSSSVYIVNQWETAVVLRLGEIVKADVKPGLHFKMPFVNNVRRFDSRLQTLDSAPERFLTSEKKNLEVDSFVRWKIQDVAKFYTTMNGDFRLAGMRLGQIVKDGLRAEFGNRTVKEVISGERVEIAQKIKTATAKTAESFGIEIEDVRIKRIDLAQDISESVYRRMEAERKRVAKDLRSKGAEAAEKIRADADRQRSVILAEAYSQAEIIRGEGDAQAADIYAKAYNLDPEFYSFYHSINAYQKSFKDKSDVMVVDPNSDFFKYFNNRAQPSAE; via the coding sequence ATGAAAGCAGTCTTATCGATTTTAGTTGCCGTAGTGTTGTTTATCGGCAGTAGTTCCGTTTATATCGTTAATCAATGGGAAACCGCGGTCGTTCTACGTCTGGGGGAAATTGTTAAAGCGGATGTTAAACCTGGTCTGCATTTCAAAATGCCGTTCGTCAACAACGTTCGCCGCTTCGATTCGCGTTTGCAGACACTGGATTCTGCGCCTGAACGTTTCCTGACCAGCGAGAAGAAAAACCTTGAGGTTGATTCTTTCGTACGTTGGAAGATCCAGGATGTTGCCAAGTTCTATACCACTATGAACGGAGATTTCCGTTTGGCGGGTATGCGTCTTGGACAGATCGTTAAGGACGGCTTGCGTGCCGAGTTCGGTAACCGTACCGTTAAGGAAGTGATTTCCGGAGAGCGTGTCGAGATTGCTCAGAAGATCAAAACCGCTACCGCGAAAACCGCTGAGTCTTTCGGGATCGAGATCGAAGACGTTCGTATTAAACGTATCGATCTGGCGCAGGATATTTCCGAGTCGGTTTACCGTCGTATGGAAGCCGAGCGTAAGCGTGTTGCCAAGGATTTACGTTCCAAGGGTGCTGAGGCTGCGGAAAAAATTCGCGCCGATGCGGATCGTCAGCGATCGGTTATTCTTGCCGAAGCATATTCCCAGGCTGAGATTATTCGAGGTGAGGGGGATGCTCAAGCCGCGGATATTTACGCCAAGGCGTATAACCTAGATCCTGAGTTCTACTCTTTCTATCACAGCATCAATGCTTATCAGAAGTCGTTTAAGGATAAGTCCGATGTGATGGTGGTTGATCCGAACTCGGATTTCTTCAAATACTTTAATAACCGTGCTCAGCCATCCGCTGAGTAA
- the metG gene encoding methionine--tRNA ligase has product MATPPHPRKILITSALPYANGPIHLGHMVEYIQTDIWSRFQKMRGHDCVYVCADDAHGTPIMLRAEAEGITPEALIAKSSEEHQADFAGFNVAFDHYHSTNSPENKYYAELIYNRLKEKGYIARKSISQFYDPEKSMFLPDRFVKGTCPKCGAEDQYGDNCEACGATYAPTDLVNPKSAVSGATPIEKDSDHLFFELDQFADMLKSWTREGHLQTQIANKIDEWLDSGLRGWDISRDAPYFGFEIPGEKDKYFYVWLDAPIGYMSSFKAYCEKSGLDFDEYWAKDSKAELYHFIGKDIINFHALFWPAMLSGADFRTPDAVWAHGFLTVDGQKMSKSRGTFIMAKTYLEHLNPEYLRYYFAAKLTSRIDDIDLNLEDFAQRVNSDLVGKVINIASRCAGFVKKKFDGKLAESWSDSANELYLQFANASEEIAGLYEKREYGHAMREIMALADRANEYIAETAPWVLAKEEGKEAELYESVSVGINLFRVLMSYLAPVIPATAEKSLAFLNLDSWQWEAVHQPLMGHEINKFKALMTRLEMPAIEKMVEASAQSLTAKSVPDGKKDDSKPKKQSQEKKMSENKQTAETGEFDPLAETITIDDFAKIDLRIAKIVNAEAVPEADKLIKLTLDIGFEQRQVFAGIKAAYNPEDLIGKLTVMVANLAPRKMRFGLSEGMVLAAGPGGSDLYILNPDDGAKPGMRVK; this is encoded by the coding sequence ATGGCAACGCCTCCACATCCTCGCAAAATCTTGATTACCAGTGCCCTTCCGTATGCCAATGGACCGATCCATCTTGGGCATATGGTTGAATATATCCAAACCGATATCTGGTCACGTTTTCAGAAAATGCGCGGTCATGACTGCGTCTATGTCTGTGCCGACGATGCGCACGGGACTCCGATTATGTTGCGTGCCGAAGCCGAAGGCATTACCCCGGAAGCCTTAATTGCCAAATCATCCGAAGAGCACCAGGCCGATTTTGCCGGATTTAACGTCGCATTCGACCATTATCACAGCACCAACTCTCCGGAAAACAAATATTACGCCGAGTTGATCTATAACCGTCTTAAAGAGAAAGGTTATATTGCACGCAAATCGATCTCGCAGTTCTATGATCCGGAAAAATCCATGTTCCTTCCGGACCGTTTCGTCAAGGGAACCTGTCCGAAGTGCGGGGCCGAGGATCAGTATGGCGATAACTGTGAAGCCTGTGGCGCAACCTATGCACCGACCGATCTGGTCAATCCGAAATCCGCGGTTTCCGGTGCTACGCCGATTGAAAAAGACTCCGACCACCTGTTCTTCGAACTGGATCAGTTTGCCGACATGCTGAAAAGCTGGACCCGCGAAGGTCACCTGCAGACTCAGATCGCCAACAAAATTGATGAATGGCTGGATAGCGGTCTGCGCGGCTGGGATATCTCCCGCGACGCACCTTACTTCGGTTTTGAAATTCCGGGCGAGAAAGATAAATACTTCTATGTCTGGCTGGATGCGCCGATCGGCTATATGTCGAGCTTCAAAGCCTATTGCGAAAAATCCGGATTGGATTTTGACGAATATTGGGCTAAAGACTCCAAGGCCGAGTTGTATCACTTCATCGGTAAGGACATTATTAACTTCCACGCCCTTTTCTGGCCGGCAATGCTTTCCGGAGCCGATTTCCGTACCCCGGATGCGGTCTGGGCGCATGGCTTCCTGACCGTTGACGGTCAGAAGATGTCCAAGTCGCGCGGTACCTTCATTATGGCCAAGACGTATCTGGAACATCTGAATCCGGAATATCTGCGTTATTACTTCGCAGCCAAGCTGACCAGCCGTATCGACGATATCGACCTTAACCTGGAAGATTTTGCCCAGCGCGTGAACTCGGATCTAGTCGGTAAAGTCATCAATATCGCCAGTCGTTGCGCCGGTTTCGTCAAGAAAAAATTCGACGGCAAACTGGCCGAAAGCTGGTCGGATTCTGCTAACGAGCTGTACCTGCAGTTCGCTAATGCTTCCGAAGAGATCGCCGGTCTGTACGAAAAACGCGAGTACGGACACGCCATGCGCGAAATTATGGCGCTGGCCGATCGCGCCAATGAATATATTGCCGAAACCGCCCCTTGGGTTCTGGCTAAAGAAGAAGGGAAAGAAGCCGAGTTGTACGAATCCGTTTCGGTCGGGATCAACCTTTTCCGTGTTCTGATGAGCTATCTGGCGCCGGTTATTCCGGCAACGGCAGAAAAATCACTGGCATTCCTCAACCTGGATTCATGGCAATGGGAAGCAGTGCATCAGCCGTTGATGGGTCATGAAATCAACAAATTCAAAGCTTTGATGACGCGTCTGGAAATGCCGGCTATCGAGAAAATGGTTGAAGCCTCAGCCCAATCTCTGACGGCTAAATCAGTTCCGGACGGCAAAAAAGACGACAGTAAACCTAAGAAACAATCCCAAGAGAAAAAGATGAGCGAAAACAAGCAAACGGCCGAAACCGGCGAATTCGACCCACTGGCGGAAACCATCACTATTGACGACTTTGCTAAAATCGATCTGCGCATTGCCAAAATCGTCAACGCCGAAGCGGTTCCGGAAGCAGACAAACTGATCAAACTGACTCTGGATATCGGTTTTGAACAGCGTCAGGTATTTGCCGGCATCAAGGCCGCCTACAACCCGGAAGACCTGATCGGTAAACTGACGGTCATGGTCGCCAATCTGGCGCCACGTAAAATGCGTTTCGGGCTGTCCGAAGGAATGGTTCTGGCCGCCGGCCCGGGCGGATCGGATCTTTATATTCTGAACCCGGATGACGGCGCTAAACCGGGTATGCGTGTCAAATAA